One segment of Brassica napus cultivar Da-Ae chromosome C3, Da-Ae, whole genome shotgun sequence DNA contains the following:
- the LOC106385954 gene encoding transmembrane emp24 domain-containing protein p24delta9: MVLRSKYLCSFLLIIAILSHVSQSLHFELKSGKSKCISEDIKSHAMTVGKYTVVNPNEPYPTPQSHKINIRVTSSHGNTYHHAEEVDSGQFSFTAVEGGEYSACFAAHDHKPDVTLGIDLEWGTGVHYKSLGSLAKRSKVEVMEFEVKALIETVNSIHDEMFYLRDREEEMQDLNRATNSKMAWLGLLSLFVCLGVAGMQFMHLKTFFEKKKVI; encoded by the exons ATGGTTCTCCGATCAAAATATCTATGCTCATTCCTCTTAATCATAGCCATCCTATCGCACGTTTCTCAATCTCTCCACTTCGAGTTAAAATCAGGCAAATCAAAATGCATCTCGGAGGACATCAAAAGCCATGCGATGACCGTCGGAAAGTACACCGTCGTCAATCCCAACGAGCCTTACCCTACTCCACAATCTCACAAGATCAACATAAGG GTGACGTCGAGTCACGGGAACACGTACCATCACGCGGAGGAGGTGGACTCTGGGCAGTTCTCGTTCACGGCGGTGGAAGGTGGGGAATACTCGGCGTGTTTCGCTGCTCACGATCATAAGCCTGACGTGACGTTGGGTATCGATTTGGAGTGGGGGACGGGTGTTCATTACAAGAGTTTGGGTAGTTTGGCGAAGAGGAGCAAAGTCGAA GTCATGGAGTTTGAAGTAAAGGCATTGATTGAAACCGTTAACTCGATTCATGATGAGATGTTTTATCTTAGAGACCG GGAGGAAGAGATGCAGGATCTGAACAGGGCTACAAACTCGAAGATGGCGTGGTTGGGTTTACTGTCTCTTTTCGTGTGCTTAGGAGTTGCTGGGATGCAGTTTATGCACTTGAAGACGTtttttgagaagaagaaagtcaTCTAA